Genomic DNA from Ammoniphilus sp. CFH 90114:
AATTTCTCCTGGTCTTTCTACAGAACAGACAATGCCTCTCTTTTGATGTGCTGCCTTAACAAATTTCGGTGCTATCTTTACCTGTTGCGTTTTTTCCTCTATTACTTTACCAGGATGAATACAAGGAGGATTTTCGCCTTCACAAATGATTACAGCCCCACTTGGGAACATGATCCGACTACCCATACGCAGTTTTGTCAAATCATCTATTCCACTGATCAACAAATTTGCACCTAGCCACTCTGGAAGAATCTCTTTCACTCCTAATTCTCTTGCTACATTTTCGCATTCCTCTAAAGAAACAACACTGACTTGACGGCGGTTTTGAATCTCAGTTCCCCTTTCATACATTGGCAGGCGAGAATC
This window encodes:
- a CDS encoding MOSC domain-containing protein, producing DSRLPMYERGTEIQNRRQVSVVSLEECENVARELGVKEILPEWLGANLLISGIDDLTKLRMGSRIMFPSGAVIICEGENPPCIHPGKVIEEKTQQVKIAPKFVKAAHQKRGIVCSVERPGEI